TCATCACTGGTGGAGGGCAAGCTACCGTGCGCCATTGCCTTCAAGATTGCCAAAGAGTTGAAAGTCAGCCCTCATGATGTGGGCGAGGCAGCCAATCGGTTATCCGTTAAAATAAGTCGCTGTCAGATGGGATGTTTTCCGTAAATGAAAGCTATACAGGATAAGCTAACCTTTTCCTCCCTCTACCGTTTTATTAGATAGTTTGAGCAAATAGGAGGCGGATATGAAGAGGCTATTAATATTTACGGCTCTGATAATGCTGGCTACAGTGTTGATTGCCTGTGCCGCGCCGGCCCCAGCACCGGCCCCAGCACCGGCCCCGATGCCGGCACCAGCGCCAGCCTCGAGGCCTGGGCCAGCCCCGGCTCCGTCTATAGTGATTCCGGCACCGCCTAAAGGGATACCAGGCGAAGTGGTTGTGGAAACACCGCCCATGGCACCAGAGCCATCGCCGGTAAATGGAGGAGACCTATCTATTGATACCGACCGCATGATTATACGCACGGCCAACATGCAGCTGGTGGTGGACGATGTCCGCGACACCATAGATAAAATCGCCGAACTCGCGCAGGGCCGGGAAGGGTACGTGGTCAATTCAAGTAGCTGGAAAGAGGGAGAGCGTATTGTCGGGCAGATTACCATACGCGTGCCGTCATCGGATTTCAACTATGCGATGAGCGTGTTGCGTGAAATGGCGGTGGAGGTGAACTCCGAGACTACGTCCAGCCAGGACGTTACCGAGGAATACGTGGACCTTGAGGCGACGCTCCGCAACCTGGAAGCCACCGAAGCGCAGCTTCTGAAACTTATGGAAAAAGCGGTGAAAGTGGAGGACATTCTCAACGTTCAGCGCGAGCTATCAAGAGTGCAGCAGGACATTGAGCGGACCAAGGGACGCATGCAGTACCTGGAGCGGACCTCGGCGATGTCACTCATCCAGGTCTTGCTGGAGCAGTCCAAACTTGAGGTCAGGTTCAGCGCCAGCACGACAACGGCGAAAGAAGGGGAGCAGATTCGGTTTTACAGTGACGTGGGGGGTGGCATCGCGCCTTACAGCTGGGAGTGGGACTTTGGCGACGGCAATACCAGCACCGACAATAATCCAGGCCATAAATACAAATCAAAGGGAACCTATACCGTCACACTGGCGGTGACCGATGACCGCGGCAATCAGGATACGGAAAAGAGGAGCGACTACATTACGATATTGCCTGGCTGGAGTGCCGGTAACATTGTTGACAGCGCCTGGAACGGGCTTATCAATTTTGGCAGGATACTGGCCAATATCTTAATCTGGCTCGGCATTTTCAGTCCTGTGTGGATAGTAGTCGGCGTGATACTTTACTTCGCTTGGTGGCGTCGCAGAAAGAAGCGTGCCTGAGCAAGGAGGGTAGCGAACATGGACCTGTCCCGATTTTCCCTGGAAGGTAAAATCGCTCTGGTCACCGGGGGCAGCCGGGGCATCGGCCGCGCCATCGCCCTGGCCTTTGCCGATGCCGGGGCCGATGTTGCCATCAGCAGTCGGAAGCTTCCTGACCTGGAGGCGGTGGCCGATGAGCTCCAGCAGAAGGGTGTAAAAAGCATGGCGGTGGCCAGTCACATCGCCAAGGGAGAAGAGTCAAAGGCCCTGGTGGACAGGGTAAAGGGGGAGTGGGGAAAGATAGATATCCTGGTCAACAATGCCGGCACCAACCCGTACTACGGGCCGCTGCTGGAAGCCGAGGAATGGGCCTGGGATGTAACCATGAACGTCAACCTCAAGGGGCCATTTCTCCTGAGCCAGGTGGTGGCCGGCGTGATGAAGGAGCAGGGGGGCGGCAGCATCATCAATATCGCTTCCATCATGGGCATGGTACCCAGCGAGCTCGGCATTTACAGCGTGTCAAAGGCGGGCATAATCATGCTCACGCAGGTTCTGGCTAAAGAATGGGGCCAGTACAAAATAAGGGTGAACGCGATTGCACCAGGCGTGGTCAAGACCAAGCTGAGCGAGGCTCTGTGGAAGGACCCGGCGAAGGGGGAGGAGGCGGCAAAGAG
The sequence above is drawn from the Chloroflexota bacterium genome and encodes:
- a CDS encoding PKD domain-containing protein; the encoded protein is MQYLERTSAMSLIQVLLEQSKLEVRFSASTTTAKEGEQIRFYSDVGGGIAPYSWEWDFGDGNTSTDNNPGHKYKSKGTYTVTLAVTDDRGNQDTEKRSDYITILPGWSAGNIVDSAWNGLINFGRILANILIWLGIFSPVWIVVGVILYFAWWRRRKKRA
- a CDS encoding glucose 1-dehydrogenase → MDLSRFSLEGKIALVTGGSRGIGRAIALAFADAGADVAISSRKLPDLEAVADELQQKGVKSMAVASHIAKGEESKALVDRVKGEWGKIDILVNNAGTNPYYGPLLEAEEWAWDVTMNVNLKGPFLLSQVVAGVMKEQGGGSIINIASIMGMVPSELGIYSVSKAGIIMLTQVLAKEWGQYKIRVNAIAPGVVKTKLSEALWKDPAKGEEAAKSKALGYIGVPEDIAGAALFLASDASSYVTGEVIVVDGGELVGPAPDFGT